A window from Salvelinus sp. IW2-2015 linkage group LG5, ASM291031v2, whole genome shotgun sequence encodes these proteins:
- the LOC111964355 gene encoding fibroblast growth factor 13 isoform X3, which translates to MSPKTAKQVTKEEKEHATREPQLKGIVTRLYSRTGFCLQMQADGTIDGTKDEDNSYAVFNLIPVGLRVVAIQGVQTKLYLAMNNDGFLYTSEHFTPECKFKESVFENYYVTYSSMLYRQQQSGRAWFLGLNKEGVIMKGNHVKKNKPSGHFIPKPLKVAMYREPSLHDLTEFSRSGSGTPTKSRSASALLNGGGKTLSQNEQST; encoded by the exons ATGAGCCCGAAAACGGCAAAACAAGTGACAAAAGAGGAAAAGGAACATGCAACCAGAG AGCCCCAGCTCAAGGGGATAGTGACGAGGCTGTACAGCCGCACAGGCTTCTGCCTTCAGATGCAGGCTGATGGAACCATCGATGGAACCAAGGACGAGGACAACAGCTATG CTGTGTTCAACCTCATTCCTGTTGGGCTGCGAGTGGTGGCCATCCAGGGGGTTCAGACCAAGCTCTACCTAGCCATGAACAACGACGGCTTCCTCTACACTTCG GAACACTTCACCCCGGAGTGTAAGTTCAAGGAGTCAGTGTTTGAGAACTACTACGTGACCTACTCCTCCATGCTCTACAGACAGCAGCAGTCGGGCAGGGCCTGGTTTCTTGGCCTCAATAAAGAGGGAGTCATCATGAAAGGGAACCATGTGAAGAAGAATAAACCATCAGGCCACTTCATCCCCAAGCCACTGAAAG TTGCCATGTACAGGGAACCCTCACTCCATGATCTGACCGAGTTCTCCCGCTCCGGCAGCGGTACTCCCACTAAGAGCCGTAGTGCATCAGCCCTGCTGAACGGAGGAGGGAAGACACTGAGCCAGAACGAGCAGTCCACATAG
- the LOC111964355 gene encoding fibroblast growth factor 13 isoform X2 produces the protein MQPEDSSFSSVDVVIIESPCHNTCYKIFCCRLKKAIRMGREISPEEPQLKGIVTRLYSRTGFCLQMQADGTIDGTKDEDNSYAVFNLIPVGLRVVAIQGVQTKLYLAMNNDGFLYTSEHFTPECKFKESVFENYYVTYSSMLYRQQQSGRAWFLGLNKEGVIMKGNHVKKNKPSGHFIPKPLKVAMYREPSLHDLTEFSRSGSGTPTKSRSASALLNGGGKTLSQNEQST, from the exons ATGCAACCAGAG gactcTAGCTTCTCATCTGTGGATGTGGTGATTATTGAGTCCCCCTGCCATAATACGTGTTACAAAATCTTCTGCTGTCGATTGAAGAAAGCCATCCGAATGGGAAGAGAAATCTCTCCTGAAG AGCCCCAGCTCAAGGGGATAGTGACGAGGCTGTACAGCCGCACAGGCTTCTGCCTTCAGATGCAGGCTGATGGAACCATCGATGGAACCAAGGACGAGGACAACAGCTATG CTGTGTTCAACCTCATTCCTGTTGGGCTGCGAGTGGTGGCCATCCAGGGGGTTCAGACCAAGCTCTACCTAGCCATGAACAACGACGGCTTCCTCTACACTTCG GAACACTTCACCCCGGAGTGTAAGTTCAAGGAGTCAGTGTTTGAGAACTACTACGTGACCTACTCCTCCATGCTCTACAGACAGCAGCAGTCGGGCAGGGCCTGGTTTCTTGGCCTCAATAAAGAGGGAGTCATCATGAAAGGGAACCATGTGAAGAAGAATAAACCATCAGGCCACTTCATCCCCAAGCCACTGAAAG TTGCCATGTACAGGGAACCCTCACTCCATGATCTGACCGAGTTCTCCCGCTCCGGCAGCGGTACTCCCACTAAGAGCCGTAGTGCATCAGCCCTGCTGAACGGAGGAGGGAAGACACTGAGCCAGAACGAGCAGTCCACATAG
- the LOC111964355 gene encoding fibroblast growth factor 13 isoform X5 has product MQPEVKPQLKGIVTRLYSRTGFCLQMQADGTIDGTKDEDNSYAVFNLIPVGLRVVAIQGVQTKLYLAMNNDGFLYTSEHFTPECKFKESVFENYYVTYSSMLYRQQQSGRAWFLGLNKEGVIMKGNHVKKNKPSGHFIPKPLKVAMYREPSLHDLTEFSRSGSGTPTKSRSASALLNGGGKTLSQNEQST; this is encoded by the exons ATGCAACCAGAGGTGA AGCCCCAGCTCAAGGGGATAGTGACGAGGCTGTACAGCCGCACAGGCTTCTGCCTTCAGATGCAGGCTGATGGAACCATCGATGGAACCAAGGACGAGGACAACAGCTATG CTGTGTTCAACCTCATTCCTGTTGGGCTGCGAGTGGTGGCCATCCAGGGGGTTCAGACCAAGCTCTACCTAGCCATGAACAACGACGGCTTCCTCTACACTTCG GAACACTTCACCCCGGAGTGTAAGTTCAAGGAGTCAGTGTTTGAGAACTACTACGTGACCTACTCCTCCATGCTCTACAGACAGCAGCAGTCGGGCAGGGCCTGGTTTCTTGGCCTCAATAAAGAGGGAGTCATCATGAAAGGGAACCATGTGAAGAAGAATAAACCATCAGGCCACTTCATCCCCAAGCCACTGAAAG TTGCCATGTACAGGGAACCCTCACTCCATGATCTGACCGAGTTCTCCCGCTCCGGCAGCGGTACTCCCACTAAGAGCCGTAGTGCATCAGCCCTGCTGAACGGAGGAGGGAAGACACTGAGCCAGAACGAGCAGTCCACATAG
- the LOC111964355 gene encoding fibroblast growth factor 13 isoform X4, with protein MTFPLRRSTSEPQLKGIVTRLYSRTGFCLQMQADGTIDGTKDEDNSYAVFNLIPVGLRVVAIQGVQTKLYLAMNNDGFLYTSEHFTPECKFKESVFENYYVTYSSMLYRQQQSGRAWFLGLNKEGVIMKGNHVKKNKPSGHFIPKPLKVAMYREPSLHDLTEFSRSGSGTPTKSRSASALLNGGGKTLSQNEQST; from the exons ATGACTTTCCCTCTCCGGAGATCAACATCAG AGCCCCAGCTCAAGGGGATAGTGACGAGGCTGTACAGCCGCACAGGCTTCTGCCTTCAGATGCAGGCTGATGGAACCATCGATGGAACCAAGGACGAGGACAACAGCTATG CTGTGTTCAACCTCATTCCTGTTGGGCTGCGAGTGGTGGCCATCCAGGGGGTTCAGACCAAGCTCTACCTAGCCATGAACAACGACGGCTTCCTCTACACTTCG GAACACTTCACCCCGGAGTGTAAGTTCAAGGAGTCAGTGTTTGAGAACTACTACGTGACCTACTCCTCCATGCTCTACAGACAGCAGCAGTCGGGCAGGGCCTGGTTTCTTGGCCTCAATAAAGAGGGAGTCATCATGAAAGGGAACCATGTGAAGAAGAATAAACCATCAGGCCACTTCATCCCCAAGCCACTGAAAG TTGCCATGTACAGGGAACCCTCACTCCATGATCTGACCGAGTTCTCCCGCTCCGGCAGCGGTACTCCCACTAAGAGCCGTAGTGCATCAGCCCTGCTGAACGGAGGAGGGAAGACACTGAGCCAGAACGAGCAGTCCACATAG
- the LOC111964355 gene encoding fibroblast growth factor 13 isoform X1, whose protein sequence is MAAAIASSLIRQKREREREKANACRCASSPNICKAGDRGPCEKPSKLNVFSRVKLFGSKKRKRISRPEPQLKGIVTRLYSRTGFCLQMQADGTIDGTKDEDNSYAVFNLIPVGLRVVAIQGVQTKLYLAMNNDGFLYTSEHFTPECKFKESVFENYYVTYSSMLYRQQQSGRAWFLGLNKEGVIMKGNHVKKNKPSGHFIPKPLKVAMYREPSLHDLTEFSRSGSGTPTKSRSASALLNGGGKTLSQNEQST, encoded by the exons ATGGCCGCTGCGATCGCCAGCTCCCTCATTCGGCAAAAGAGGGAGCGGGAGCGGGAGAAGGCGAATGCCTGCCGCTGCGCAAGCAGTCCGAATATTTGCAAAGCAGGGGACAGGGGACCCTGTGAGAAACCGAGCAAGCTGAACGTGTTCTCACGCGTCAAACTCTTTGGCTCTAAGAAACGGAAGAGAATAAGTCGACCAG AGCCCCAGCTCAAGGGGATAGTGACGAGGCTGTACAGCCGCACAGGCTTCTGCCTTCAGATGCAGGCTGATGGAACCATCGATGGAACCAAGGACGAGGACAACAGCTATG CTGTGTTCAACCTCATTCCTGTTGGGCTGCGAGTGGTGGCCATCCAGGGGGTTCAGACCAAGCTCTACCTAGCCATGAACAACGACGGCTTCCTCTACACTTCG GAACACTTCACCCCGGAGTGTAAGTTCAAGGAGTCAGTGTTTGAGAACTACTACGTGACCTACTCCTCCATGCTCTACAGACAGCAGCAGTCGGGCAGGGCCTGGTTTCTTGGCCTCAATAAAGAGGGAGTCATCATGAAAGGGAACCATGTGAAGAAGAATAAACCATCAGGCCACTTCATCCCCAAGCCACTGAAAG TTGCCATGTACAGGGAACCCTCACTCCATGATCTGACCGAGTTCTCCCGCTCCGGCAGCGGTACTCCCACTAAGAGCCGTAGTGCATCAGCCCTGCTGAACGGAGGAGGGAAGACACTGAGCCAGAACGAGCAGTCCACATAG